A stretch of the Malus sylvestris chromosome 10, drMalSylv7.2, whole genome shotgun sequence genome encodes the following:
- the LOC126584568 gene encoding 40S ribosomal protein S29 isoform X1, giving the protein MGHSNVWNSHPKNYGPGSRTCRVCGNPHGLIRKYGLMCCRQCFRSNAKEIGFIKVKASRTLSY; this is encoded by the exons ATGGGGCACTCGAACGTCTGGAACTCCCACCCTAAGAACTACGGCCCTGGATCCCGTACCTG TCGCGTGTGTGGAAACCCTCATGGTTTGATCAGGAAGTACGGCCTCATGTGCTGCAGGCAGTGCTTCCGCAGCAATGCCAAGGAAATCGGCTTCATCAAGGTAAAGGCTTCGAGAACCCTTAGCTACTGA
- the LOC126584568 gene encoding 40S ribosomal protein S29 isoform X2 → MGHSNVWNSHPKNYGPGSRTCRVCGNPHGLIRKYGLMCCRQCFRSNAKEIGFIKYR, encoded by the exons ATGGGGCACTCGAACGTCTGGAACTCCCACCCTAAGAACTACGGCCCTGGATCCCGTACCTG TCGCGTGTGTGGAAACCCTCATGGTTTGATCAGGAAGTACGGCCTCATGTGCTGCAGGCAGTGCTTCCGCAGCAATGCCAAGGAAATCGGCTTCATCAAG TACCGTTAA
- the LOC126584844 gene encoding FAD-linked sulfhydryl oxidase ERV1-like — protein MCMKMSEHPFHALFQTFAKVSNSIQTQLSNLIAHSHEPSPTAQKRLLSSSSKVAGSSDNGSAQSQPKDILSTKMGKSVSPLTKEELGRSTWTFLHTLAAQYPDKPTRQQKKDVKELMSILSRMYPCKECADHFQEILRSNPVQAGSHAEFSQWLCHVHNTVNRSLNKPVFPCERVDARWGKLECEQRACDLLGITGDFGDNAF, from the exons ATGTGTATGAAGATGTCGGAGCATCCATTCCACGCCCTCTTTCAAACTTTTGCAAAAGTCTCCAATTCGATTCAAACCCAACTCTCGAATCTCATCGCCCACTCTCACGAGCCATCACCCACCGCCCAAAAACGCctcctctcttcctcctccaaaGTGGCAGGCTCATCAGACAATGGCTCCGCCCAATCCCAGCCTAAAGATATCCTCAGCACGAAAATG GGAAAATCGGTTTCTCCTTTGACTAAAGAAGAACTCGGAAGATCCACTTGGACGTTTCTTCACACTCTTGCTGCTCAG TATCCAGATAAACCGACAAGGCAACAGAAGAAGGATGTAAAGGAACTG ATGTCGATATTATCACGGATGTACCCCTGCAAGGAATGTGCAGATCACTTTCAAGAAATTCtgag ATCAAATCCTGTACAGGCTGGATCGCATGCTGAGTTCTCCCAATGGCTGTGTCATGTGCATAATACAGTTAATAGAAG CCTTAACAAACCGGTGTTCCCCTGTGAACGCGTTGATGCACGCTGGGGCAAGTTAGAGTGTGAACAGCGTGCTTGCGATCTACTAGGAATTACCGGAGATTTTGGCGACAATGCATTTTAA
- the LOC126586899 gene encoding uncharacterized protein LOC126586899 has protein sequence MVLNQSFSRIDTLELKALIVRKIGHQRADKYFDLIRRLFSSKISKCEFDKFCNRIIGRENVNLHNGLIKSILKNACLAKHPPLTGVRKRGCTLNVKVANGYQKDALHSINADAVSPSPHRILSPVNRERKFQDRPSPLGPNGKSQHFSKAQEQQSATELLSFGSRPPVEVASVEDGEEVEQDAGSPAIQSRSPVTAPLGIYLGGSRKSLPNVSVSGAYHPVTCQNSGELPDTRSLRNRLERKLEKEGINVSIDCVNLLNNGLDAYLKRLMEPCIRLGGTRHGSDHLKQASGSYPYNDGSNGMLRGRHMQRETKSTYATMSDFCASVELNPQMLGVDWPIQLEKIVLRASEE, from the coding sequence ATGGTGCTCAATCAGAGCTTTTCTCGTATCGACACTTTGGAGCTGAAAGCGCTAATTGTGCGAAAGATTGGGCATCAGAGAGCTGACAAATACTTTGATCTGATCAGAAGATTGTTTAGTTCAAAGATTAGCAAGTGCGAATTCGACAAGTTTTGCAATCGGATTATTGGGAGGGAAAATGTCAATCTTCATAACGGGCTTATTAAATCCATCCTCAAGAACGCCTGCCTTGCAAAACATCCGCCCTTGACCGGTGTTCGGAAAAGGGGATGCACCCTTAATGTTAAAGTAGCAAATGGTTATCAGAAGGATGCGCTTCACTCGATTAATGCAGATGCAGTTTCTCCATCCCCTCACAGGATCCTGTCTCCAGTTAATCGAGAACGCAAGTTTCAGGACCGCCCAAGTCCTTTGGGGCCAAATGGAAAGTcccaacatttttcaaaagcacaAGAGCAGCAAAGTGCTACTGAATTGCTTTCTTTTGGAAGCAGGCCGCCTGTTGAAGTTGCCTCTGTAGAAGATGGAGAAGAGGTTGAACAGGATGCAGGAAGCCCAGCTATTCAAAGTAGAAGCCCAGTAACTGCTCCACTCGGTATATATTTGGGTGGATCGCGTAAATCTCTTCCTAATGTATCAGTAAGTGGTGCTTACCACCCTGTGACCTGTCAAAACAGTGGTGAGCTACCTGATACGAGATCCTTAAGAAATCGTTTGGAGCGGAAGTTGGAGAAGGAGGGTATTAATGTCTCTATAGACTGTGTTAACCTCTTGAATAATGGATTGGATGCTTATCTGAAGAGGTTAATGGAACCTTGTATTCGGCTAGGCGGGACAAGGCATGGCAGTGATCACTTAAAACAAGCGAGTGGTTCATATCCGTACAACGATGGTTCAAATGGGATGTTACGTGGAAGACATATGCAAAGAGAAACAAAATCTACTTATGCAACCATGTCAGATTTTTGTGCATCAGTGGAGCTAAATCCCCAAATGCTTGGCGTAGATTGGCCCATACAGCTCGAGAAGATTGTCTTGCGAGCATCTGAAGAGTGA
- the LOC126584289 gene encoding uncharacterized protein LOC126584289, translated as MLKGNGNPFSITTSIGKMLLERKVDHLKFLWGTFLKDYSEENEEELFYGAESGWVEARASCDHLASLSSNLAHIPTPDTACNRCQHPNENWLCLCCKDVLCSRYVNKHMLQHYQRANRCLALSYSDLSVWCFSCVAYLDAQLIPRLRPVYETAYILRFVEAPPFRTV; from the exons ATGTTAAAAGGCAATGGTAATCCTTTTTCAATTACAACTTCTATCGGAAAGATGTTGCTGGAAAGAAAAGTAGACCACCTGAAGTTCCTCTGGGGTACTTTCCTCAAGGACTACTCCGA agaaaatgaggaagaattgtttTATGGAGCTGAATCGGGTTGGGTCGAAGCCCGAGCATCATGCGATCACCTTGCTTCCCTGTCCTCTAATCTCGCTCACATTCCCACTCCTGATACTGCCTGCAATAG ATGCCAGCACCCCAATGAGAACTGGCTATGTTTGTGCTGTAAGGACGTCCTCTGCAGCCGCTACGTGAACAAGCACATGCTTCAGCATTATCAGCGGGCAAATCGTTGTCTTGCTCTCAGCTATAG TGACCTATCCGTCTGGTGTTTTTCCTGTGTTGCATACTTAGATGCTCAACTGATCCCACGACTGCGGCCTGTATATGAAACTGCCTACATTCTGAGATTTGTCGAGGCCCCGCCATTCCGTACGGTTTAA